The proteins below are encoded in one region of Halocatena salina:
- a CDS encoding 50S ribosomal protein L21e, with the protein MPSSNGPFNSTRDKLSNDPRDRGTTPPQQQVEEFEVGETVHLKIDPSVHEGRFHPRFDGTTGEVVGKQGRAFKVQITDGGSQKTLISRPAHLRRQR; encoded by the coding sequence ATGCCGAGTTCCAACGGACCCTTTAACAGCACCCGCGATAAGCTCTCGAACGATCCCCGAGACAGGGGGACCACACCTCCACAACAACAGGTCGAAGAGTTCGAGGTGGGCGAGACGGTCCACCTCAAGATCGATCCGAGCGTTCACGAAGGACGGTTCCATCCCCGTTTTGACGGTACCACTGGGGAAGTCGTTGGCAAACAAGGACGAGCGTTCAAGGTTCAGATCACCGACGGCGGCTCACAGAAGACGCTCATCTCCCGTCCAGCTCACCTCCGCCGGCAGCGATGA